From Parambassis ranga chromosome 9, fParRan2.1, whole genome shotgun sequence, the proteins below share one genomic window:
- the LOC114441203 gene encoding transmembrane protein 17A-like produces the protein MPVFYSPVPENLQMGLAYMGGSVFTNNRTADSDFTREQEDASVVNELVSHLPLQMLLYFNMFYFPCWWFSAVFMLEIKYSYLPGYYQALLITGMILLTVIEVVRLYLGYIGNLEEKVPELAAFWLLSFMFQLPVLLFFLTDEGIIILPLERAVHSLYLLFLLAQILASFLALRTMTRKLTMLFYLRQIGKVESFGHAGMSPVYGLPYHRSVLPISPTYDMYH, from the exons ATGCCTGTGTTTTACTCGCCCGTGCCCGAGAACCTGCAGATGGGTCTGGCCTACATGGGGGGCTCGGTGTTCACCAACAACAGGACGGCGGACAGCGACTTCACCAGGGAGCAGGAGGATGCGTCTG TGGTCAACGAGCTGGTTTCTCACCTTCCCCTTCAAATGCTGCTGTACTTCAACATGTTTTACTTTCCCTGCTGGTGGTTCTCTGCTGTCTTCATGCTGGAAATAAAG tACTCTTATCTCCCTGGGTACTACCAGGCTCTGCTCATAACTGGCATGATCCTCCTCACAGTCATTGAAGTGGTCCGACTGTATCTGGGCTACATTGGAAACCTTGAAGAAAAG GTGCCAGAGCTGGCAGCCTTCTGGCTCCTGTCTTTCATGTTCCAGCTGCCGGTGCTGCTGTTCTTCCTGACCGATGAAGGAATTATCATCCTGCCCCTGGAGAGGGCCGTCCACTCCCTttacctcctcttcctgctcgcCCAGATCCTGGCCTCCTTTTTGGCACTCAGGACCATGACCCGAAAGCTCACCATGCTCTTCTACCTGCGCCAGATTGGGAAGGTGGAGAGCTTTGGTCACGCAGGGATGAGTCCTGTGTACGGGCTTCCTTATCACCGCAGTGTGTTGCCAATTTCCCCCACCTATGACATGTACCATTAA
- the LOC114440800 gene encoding selenoprotein M-like: MWAFLVLALALAVGASESNNDTAVEEKLAIARGKLMAPSVVGUGIKKMPELHHFLMERLALYHNLEYDSSEEKNPRLILYDEKDEVVKTVPVKKMKADEIGSLLESLGFYKRSQKGEEVPEEFQHFPLHAPRDEL, from the exons ATGTGGGCCTTCTTGGTGCTCGCCCTTGCCCTGGCTGTGGGAGCGTCAGAAAGCAACAATGACACAGCCGTGGAAGAAAAGCTCGCCATCGCCAGAGGCAAACTGATG GCTCCCAGTGTGGTTGGATGAGGCATAAAGAAAATGCCTGAGCTCCATCATTTCCTGATGGAGCGCCTGGCGTTATA CCACAACTTGGAGTATGATTCGTCGGAGGAGAAGAACCCTCGTCTGATACTCTACGACGAAAAGGACGAGGTTGTAAAG ACTGTTCCTGTGAAGAAAATGAAGGCGGACGAGATCGGCAGCCTGCTGGAGTCGCTCGGTTTCTACAAGAGGTCCCAGAAAGGGGAAGAGGTGCCAGAGGAGTTCCAGCATTTCCCCCTGCATGCCCCCAGGGACGAGCTGTGA